agtgttgggattacaggagtgagccaccgtgcctagcctgtATGACTTTCGAAATCACTTCTGAGAATTAGTTGGAGACAATACAGCAGAGTTGTTGTGTGTGAGGGGTCCAATGTCAGAAGTACCTGGATTCAAATGCTGGTTTCCCCACTTACTACTTAACCTGCCTCAATtacttcatcagtaaaatgggggaaaatagcAACACCCAGCGGATGGGCTGTTGTGACAGTTAAATGAGCGAGGTGGTGCATGGCAAGACCTAGCTGAATGTTAGCTTTTGATTAATAGTATCTTTCTTTAAAGGTTGTTTATTATACCCTTGCCCACTGTCCTCGTCCCTTTTCTgcttgctataacagaataccactgACGGCGTAGTTTATAATGAGCAGAAATTCATTAGggtcacagttccagaggctgggaagtctaagggCATGGcgctggcatctggcaagggtcATCCTATGGCAGAAGGCAGAACCCAGCACATGAGACAGAGAGGAAATCAGACCAAAGTAATCCTTTTTATCAGGAGCTCCATTCCTGGGATAACTAATCCACTCCCAAGAAAacggcattaatccattcatgagggctaaaccctcataacctaatcacctcttaaaggtcctcCCTTTTAATACCATCATCATGAcagttaaatttctttttttttttttttttcatgttggaaTTCATTTATTTGGAAAGGAAATTCAATTGATATTTAATCGAATTcataaaatcacagaaaatgtTTAGACATGAAAAGTGAATCTAGTACAATCtacttattttacaaaatggaattttttttctaaactatgGAGAgtctaatataattttttttttaaattatactttaagttctagggtacatgtgcacaacgtgcaggtttgttacatatgtatacatgtgccatgttggtgtgctgcatccattaactcgtcatttacattaggtttatctcctaatgctatccctcacccctaaatttctttttttttttttttggcggggaaGGGGTCAAACTATTTTACTGAGGGGAATGGGGTGTCAAAAAAGTACTGAGGATCATGAGATCCAACATCCTTGGCTGGGCCGGGAGCTCCCAGGCTCTGCAGGTGGTGCAAGGACAGTTAAATCTCAACATGAGTTTTGCTCTTCAAACTACAGCACCTccattgggggtggggaggtgagaTCACTCtgtatcagtggttctcaacttcaTACAGGGGAACTGCCTAGGGAGCTCTTGCAGGTCTAAGGCTAGGCCACACCCAGACAATGATATCAGAGCCTCTGGGCTTGGGACACAGACATCAGTACTTGTGAAGCTTCCAGGTGATTCCAGGGAGCAGCCATGGTTGAGACCCATGATATAACTTGACTCCTAATGAAGATGGGTGGAAGCAGaagcttgggttcaaatcctggccttTCTGTGTAGCCCAGTGACCATGGGAAAATGCTTAACTTCTGAGTTGCAGTTTCTTTTCACCTGTACTTGTAGGGATGAGGAGGATAAAAGCCACCTCACATGATGGTCCTGCAGAGAAGATGACATATGTGCAGTTATTCTTGTTTGAGCACATAACTGAGCACTTTTCTTTATACCATTATATGGCAGTAATCCTACTTGTGTgctatttttaagttgttttttatACCAGCTTTATCTTAAGTAGATTATAAGCTCCTTGGGACAGAGCCTTTATAGAGTCTTATAATTCTTTTATGCCTATAGCACCTACGATACAGGGACAGGCCTTCAGATTTTTAGAACTGGCACAAACCTGAGAGAGATCTTCTCACCCACTCTAAAGTGTTGAATAATATTTGCTGGTTAATTAACATGCAAGTGGTAAAGAATGTGAAAGAGGAACCTGTGAGTCAGATGGTTGTACCCAGCTCCAGTTGGAAGTCCCAGTCCTTCCTCTCCCAGCTAACAGCACTTTCTTTCCAGGGTTAGCTTGGTGCTTGCTGGAGGTAGGGGCGGAGAAGGATGTTGGGATAATGAGAGCTGGGAGGGTGAGTGTGTCTACCATGGCACTCAGCTCATGCTGTGCTTCTCTCCTGGCAGACCCAGTCATGGCAGCCTCCAGCATCAGTTCACGATGGGGAAAGCATCTGTTCAAAGCCATCCTGATGGTCCTAGTGGCCCTCATCCTCCTCCACTCAGCATTGGCCCAGTCCCATCAAGACTCTGCACCACCAGGCCAGCAGAAGAGAGAGGCCCCAGTTGATCTCTTGACCCAGATAGGTCGATCTGTGCGGGGGACACTGGATGCCTGGATTGGGCCAGAGACCATGCACCTGGTGTCAGAGGTAAGGAAGGTAGTCCCTGTGTGACTACACACATTaaggaaaagtaaaagagagGTTGGTAATGGCCAACTCATCTTAGTTCCACATCTTCTCTGGTGCAGAGAGCCCCAAATTCCACAAAAAGAAGCCACACAGCACTTGTCTTTGAATTCCTCGTTATTTGATTCCTGTCCTAGGGCCTTTTAGCTCCACCCCTATCTTTTCCTGGCTCCTGCCCTTTCCTTGCCAGAAAGGCTGGAAAATGAGCCATCTTTATAAACCCATGTTACTGGGTGACCGTAGAGTCTCACTTTGGTCTAAATCTGACCTAGAATCTCGAAATGGCAAAATATCAAGCCCTGAATCCATTCCTTCACCTGTAGAAGTGGGTTGGGCTTattgggagcctaaggcagggtTATCTTTTTTACCTAGTGGCATCCCAAGCGTGGTATCACATAATTTTGATAGGCTGGACTGAAGGGCTGagacaatcattttttaaatccataatATAGTATAGCTGATAGACTCCTTTTTCACTGAAACATCCTATCCCTTTACAGATGTTCTCCACACACCTTCATGACTCCCTGGAAGGCTAGCAGGGCTCCACTTTTACAGGGTGACTACTAAAAGTATTTAATTGTCTCCGTCATTCACACACAAGTACACCTACTACTCCCTCCAGAGTATCCCAGCAAAGCAGTTAAATTATGTCCCAGATGCCCTGGTTTCCGGTTCAGGAAGGAGAGACGGCCTGTTGGCCATCCCTGTACACTAGAAGGTGGGTGTGGAAGGGACCCCTTAGCCAGCCCCAAGGCGCCTACCCTCTGACCCAGGCCTGTCACCACTGGGTGAGAAACAGGTCTGAGACATTCCTGCAGTCCTTGCCTGGACAGTGGTGATCAGGTTTGAAGGCGAGGACTGTTGTTAATTATGAACTCATCTCGCTCCATGCTTTTTCCACAGTCTTCGTCCCAAGTGTTGTGGGCCATCTCATCAGCCATTTCTGTGGCCTTCTTTGCTCTGTCTGGGATCTCCGCACAGCTGCTAAATGCCTTGGGGCTGGCTGGTGAGTGTTGGAGCACTGGGTAGTCAGCCAGAGCTTTGCCTGTACTTTCCTACTTGGGGGAGTTCATCTTTGTCAGGGTCTAGCCTTTTCCCCAAGCTGCTTAACCCTTCCCAGGATCCTGCAGAGACACGGCCAAAGAGCAAGCCAAGAACTAccatggccgggtgtggtggctcccgcctgtaatcccagcactttgggaggtcaaggcaggagggccacttgaggccagaagtttgagaccagcctgggcaatataatgagacctcgtctctataaaagattagccaagcatggtggcgtgtgtctgtggtcccagctacttgggagctgaggtgggaggatcgcttgaaccgaagaggtggaggttgcagtgagccggaatcacgccactgcactccagcctgggcagcagagcaaaaccctgtcccaCCTGGACCCCCTAAAAAATAACTTCCACCCCCACGTGCCAGTTGTTCACTTCCTATCAGGCATCGTGCTGAGCTgtagtatctcatttaattgcCAGCCACAGTACAGGGAGGCAGTAGAATTGTTCCCATTTAGTAAATGAAACTGCAGCTCAACAGAAGCAAGTAATCTACTCCAGTCCTCACAGCCAGCAAGAAACAGAGCTGAGATTCCAACCCATATCACTCTGAGTCTACTAGAACACCTTATTCCTTTGCAATGTGGCTAGCACCTCTCACCCTTTTAGCTCTTGCCCCGCTCTCCCCTCACCACTTCTCCAGGTTGGCTGACTCTGACTCTTTTGGCTTCCAGGTGATTACCTCGCCCAGGGCCTGAAGCTCAGCCCTGGCCAAGTCCAGACCTTCCTGCTGTGGGGAGCAGGGGCCCTGGTCGCCTACTGGCTGCTGTCCCTGCTCCTCGGCTTGGTCTTGGCCTTGCTGGGGCGGATCCTGTGGGGCCTGAAGCTTGTCATCTTCCTGGCCGGCTTTGTGGCCCTGGTGAGGTCGGTGCCCGACCCTTCCACCCGGGCCTTGCTACTCCTGGCCTTGCTGATCCTCTACGCCCTGCTGAGCCGGCTCACTGGCTCCCGAGCCTCTGGGGCCCAACTTGAGGCCAAGGTGCGAGGGCTGGAGCGCCAGGTGGAGGAGCTGCGCTGGCGCCAGAGGCGAGCGGCCAAGGGGGCCCGCAGTGTGGAGGAGGAGTGAGCAGAATGCCCCACGCACCTCCAGTGTCATACCAAAGAGCTGAGCTGCTTCGGGGCAACACAGCCCTCCTGCCAGCCCCCTGCCCTTTTCTTGCCCTGTTTCAGCCTTCAGAACCTTgatccctgccccagccccaccagccaagagaaacagagaaaggccATTCCCCCTGCCAGTCCTTGCGGCCCTGTCTTCTGAGGTTCTCTGTCTGGAGTTGCTCTCTTAACCCTTTCTCTGCTCCCAGCCTGCCTCACCAGGGAAGGTTGGAGGGGCCTCCCTCTGGCTTCTGCATCTGCACCAGCAAACATCACTGCCATTGGTCTCTCATGACTTAACTGGCTTCCCTCTGCTGCTGCCTTGGCTTCCTCCTAATGCTCTTGCTCTTCTGTCCTTCTGAAGTTGCTCCTTGGCCAAATCTCCAGCTCCCTTCTTGTTTTCCTCATCCTCCTACCCTGTACTCCCACCAAACCATGGTCCTGTAAGGCACACTGCTGTCCTCTTCATTGCCCAgcagtggggaggggcaggggtaaTGGGACCCAAGGATAAAGGGTGGGGAAACAGGGTCCCCTGAGGCCTgtgggggctggaggggaggAGGATGTACCTTGTGTCTGTTTCAAGTGCCTTAATCCGAGCCAGCAGGGCCCTCTGCTTGCCCGCTGCCATACTGTATGTAGGAAAGTGCTCTGTGGCTGCTTTGTGTCAAGAGAAGAGCAGTCACTCTCAGAATCTTGATTCCCCATCAGCCAAAACAAAAGATGGCTGCTGCTTTGTAGGCATGTGCTTGCAAGTGGGACCTTGCTGGGCATTATATGCCCTATGGGGGTTTCAGAGACcctgaaggaggaaggaggaccCGCCTCCTTGTTTGC
The genomic region above belongs to Papio anubis isolate 15944 chromosome 12, Panubis1.0, whole genome shotgun sequence and contains:
- the TMEM109 gene encoding transmembrane protein 109 — encoded protein: MAASSISSRWGKHLFKAILMVLVALILLHSALAQSHQDSAPPGQQKREAPVDLLTQIGRSVRGTLDAWIGPETMHLVSESSSQVLWAISSAISVAFFALSGISAQLLNALGLAGDYLAQGLKLSPGQVQTFLLWGAGALVAYWLLSLLLGLVLALLGRILWGLKLVIFLAGFVALVRSVPDPSTRALLLLALLILYALLSRLTGSRASGAQLEAKVRGLERQVEELRWRQRRAAKGARSVEEE